In one Candidatus Nitronereus thalassa genomic region, the following are encoded:
- a CDS encoding 5-formyltetrahydrofolate cyclo-ligase yields MECRKFTTKQAARQAVWDQLASDHIARFPFPPHGRIPNFSGAKEAAERLFTIPIFQNATRIKVNPDAPQRYVRELALQRGLTIFVPTPRLKGGFRRFDPHKIPQEKLREAASLSKGTQWGELVSLEELPQLDAIVTGSVAVTPNGHRCGKGEGYGDLEYAILYELGHKPIPVATTVHTIQVVKHFPWETTDLPLSFVVTPSTIIEVKAPPQPPKGIDWTKLSPQDLEDMPILGELKQKS; encoded by the coding sequence ATGGAATGTAGAAAATTCACGACCAAACAGGCTGCCCGCCAAGCCGTGTGGGACCAACTAGCGTCCGATCACATTGCCAGATTCCCGTTTCCTCCCCATGGGCGCATCCCAAATTTTTCTGGAGCAAAAGAAGCTGCCGAACGGTTATTTACGATCCCAATATTTCAGAATGCCACCCGCATCAAAGTAAATCCCGATGCCCCACAACGGTATGTGCGAGAACTCGCCCTCCAACGCGGTCTCACGATCTTCGTGCCAACCCCACGACTGAAAGGGGGATTCCGACGATTTGATCCGCATAAAATTCCACAAGAAAAGCTTCGTGAGGCCGCAAGTCTATCAAAGGGGACGCAGTGGGGCGAACTGGTTTCCCTGGAAGAACTCCCACAACTCGATGCCATCGTCACCGGCTCGGTTGCCGTGACACCCAATGGGCATCGATGTGGAAAGGGAGAGGGCTATGGGGACTTGGAATATGCCATATTGTATGAGCTCGGGCACAAGCCCATTCCCGTAGCCACCACCGTTCATACGATTCAAGTGGTGAAGCATTTTCCTTGGGAGACGACAGATCTTCCGCTATCCTTTGTTGTCACACCCTCCACGATAATTGAGGTGAAGGCCCCACCACAGCCACCGAAGGGAATCGACTGGACCAAACTGTCGCCTCAAGATCTAGAGGACATGCCAATTCTGGGAGAGCTGAAACAAAAATCGTGA
- a CDS encoding PhoH family protein, translating into MRKVKLREGVDLANLYGPRDMHLRLIEDGLRVRVSARGDEVTLEGLPEAVGRAEHLLCELAERTIGRRQLKSEDITRALRATEEDSSSKPDFPNPAPLFTPKGSVVPKTPSQHVYVEAIQKHDLVIGIGPAGTGKTYLAMAMALGALMRKEVCRIVLARPAVEAGERLGFLPGDMFAKVHPYLRPLYDALYGMMEMDRANRLIERGDIEMAPLAFMRGRTLNDAFVILDEAQNATAEQMKMFLTRLGFNSKAVITGDITQVDLPPDRTSGLIQVTEILRAVEGIKFVYFHERDIVRHRLVQDIIKAYNQYGNGAGDSQTRSDGPK; encoded by the coding sequence GTGCGGAAAGTTAAACTTCGCGAAGGTGTGGATCTGGCTAATCTCTATGGGCCGCGGGATATGCATCTGCGGTTAATTGAGGATGGCCTGCGGGTTCGGGTATCGGCCAGGGGTGATGAAGTTACGCTCGAAGGCTTGCCGGAGGCGGTCGGTCGTGCCGAGCATCTGTTATGTGAGTTGGCGGAACGCACAATCGGTCGGCGTCAATTAAAGTCCGAAGATATTACGCGGGCGCTTCGTGCAACCGAAGAGGATTCCTCATCCAAGCCTGACTTTCCCAACCCTGCCCCTCTCTTTACGCCTAAAGGGTCCGTGGTTCCCAAGACCCCTTCTCAGCATGTGTATGTGGAGGCCATTCAAAAACATGATTTGGTCATCGGAATTGGTCCGGCTGGAACCGGCAAGACGTATTTAGCCATGGCCATGGCATTGGGCGCATTGATGCGGAAAGAAGTGTGTCGGATTGTGCTGGCGCGACCGGCGGTTGAAGCTGGGGAGCGATTGGGGTTTTTGCCTGGTGATATGTTTGCCAAGGTACATCCCTATTTACGCCCGCTGTATGACGCTTTGTATGGCATGATGGAGATGGATCGGGCTAATCGCCTGATTGAGCGGGGGGATATTGAGATGGCCCCTTTGGCATTCATGCGGGGACGCACACTCAATGATGCCTTCGTGATTTTAGATGAAGCGCAAAATGCCACAGCAGAACAAATGAAAATGTTTTTGACGCGCCTTGGATTTAATTCAAAAGCCGTGATTACTGGTGATATTACCCAAGTAGATTTGCCACCGGATCGGACCTCGGGATTAATCCAGGTCACCGAAATTCTCCGGGCGGTGGAGGGTATAAAATTTGTGTATTTTCATGAACGCGATATCGTGCGGCATCGGTTAGTGCAGGATATTATTAAAGCCTATAATCAATATGGAAATGGGGCTGGGGATAGTCAGACACGATCCGACGGTCCGAAGTAA
- the ftsY gene encoding signal recognition particle-docking protein FtsY: protein MGWIDRLKEGLTKTRKNVHRSMLELVGQGHDPAVLEDVEASLLGADVGVRAVDRLMTRLRDEVGSDPIQTLKDTLVEILNPAQSDSLETVIRSGPKPFVILAVGVNGVGKTTSMAKLASRLKRQGLTPLLVAADTFRAAATEQLEIWGTRIGVDVIKHRQGADPSAVVFDGLAAAKARGVDVVLIDTAGRLHTKVNLMDELKKMKRVLDREMPGAPHEVLLTLDGTIGQNALAQAKQFHEAVGVTGLALTKLDGTSKGGVVVAIAEELAIPVRLIGVGEQEEDLQDFHAREFADALLGVQA, encoded by the coding sequence ATGGGGTGGATTGATCGTCTCAAAGAAGGGTTGACGAAAACCCGGAAGAACGTTCATCGGTCGATGCTTGAGTTGGTCGGCCAGGGCCATGATCCGGCCGTATTAGAGGATGTTGAAGCCTCGCTGTTGGGAGCCGATGTTGGGGTGCGGGCCGTCGATCGGTTGATGACCCGTCTACGGGATGAAGTGGGAAGTGATCCCATTCAGACTTTAAAAGATACCTTGGTGGAAATTCTGAATCCGGCTCAATCCGATTCCTTGGAAACAGTGATTCGTTCAGGGCCCAAGCCGTTTGTCATTTTGGCGGTTGGCGTGAATGGGGTCGGGAAAACCACGAGTATGGCCAAACTGGCGAGTCGATTGAAGCGTCAAGGATTAACACCCTTACTGGTGGCCGCTGATACGTTTCGCGCTGCAGCGACGGAGCAATTGGAAATCTGGGGCACGCGGATTGGCGTGGATGTGATTAAACATCGGCAAGGCGCCGATCCTTCTGCCGTTGTCTTTGATGGGCTCGCGGCGGCCAAGGCTCGTGGGGTAGATGTTGTGTTAATCGATACGGCCGGTCGGTTGCATACCAAAGTGAATTTAATGGATGAGCTAAAAAAGATGAAGCGGGTGCTTGATCGCGAAATGCCCGGGGCCCCGCATGAAGTGCTGCTCACCTTGGATGGAACAATTGGACAAAACGCCCTTGCGCAAGCGAAACAATTTCATGAAGCCGTAGGTGTCACGGGCTTGGCGTTGACCAAGCTCGATGGTACGTCCAAGGGCGGAGTCGTGGTTGCCATTGCCGAAGAATTGGCAATCCCTGTGCGTCTCATTGGCGTCGGCGAACAGGAAGAAGATTTGCAAGATTTTCATGCTCGAGAGTTTGCGGACGCCCTGCTTGGAGTTCAAGCCTAA
- a CDS encoding type II toxin-antitoxin system mRNA interferase toxin, RelE/StbE family encodes MWIVLEKKSVLKIIDRLPADVVLKYEAWKRIVELEGPAGLRQIKGFHDEALKGDWKGFRSSRLGRKWRVIYVIAKEQFEVFVVEVNPHDY; translated from the coding sequence ATGTGGATCGTTTTAGAAAAGAAGTCTGTGTTGAAAATCATCGATAGGTTGCCTGCCGATGTGGTGTTAAAATATGAGGCATGGAAACGCATTGTTGAATTGGAAGGGCCAGCTGGTCTTCGTCAAATCAAAGGGTTTCATGATGAAGCACTGAAGGGAGACTGGAAGGGGTTTCGCTCTTCCCGGTTGGGTAGGAAATGGCGGGTTATTTATGTTATTGCGAAAGAACAATTTGAAGTTTTTGTAGTTGAAGTAAATCCTCATGACTATTAA
- a CDS encoding NADH-quinone oxidoreductase subunit M has translation MTVFADHMISWLIALPFIGMGLLAFFRDEEMIRRAALVITMIEFGLGVVLCLRFDYQDSGMQFLERMAWMPTFNIHYAVGVDGISILLVFLTTLLCPLCILCSWNSITTRVRAFMMLILLVEGAMIVVFTALDLFLFFMLWELTMIPMYFLIILWGGPNRIAAGIKFVLYSLTGSLMLLLGILGLFLEGGHTFDILALGQHTYSSKVQFWIFLALFLGFAIKMPMVPFHTWLPDAHSEAPTAGSVILAGVLLKMGGYGFLRFCLPIFPEASALFAPYILWLSVLAIVYGGYMALAQTDLKKLVAYSSVSHMGFVTLGIFVFNSQGIQGAILQMFNHGITTGALFLSVGQLYDRTHSRAIGDYGGLHKPMPKFVAFFFLFSVASFGLPGTCNFIGEFLVLVGTSYTSFAMVLLSMGGIVLAAAYMLWMLQRVTLGEPNTKAAGLLPDLNRRELVTVTPLAILVLVIGLYPGPLMEMMDASVTQLVNQVGGVQLALHSQDFQP, from the coding sequence ATGACCGTGTTTGCCGATCACATGATTAGTTGGTTGATAGCTCTTCCCTTTATCGGAATGGGCCTTCTGGCGTTTTTCCGTGATGAAGAGATGATTCGACGTGCGGCGTTGGTTATCACGATGATCGAGTTTGGTCTGGGGGTTGTGTTGTGTCTTCGGTTTGATTACCAAGACTCCGGCATGCAGTTTCTTGAGCGCATGGCATGGATGCCCACGTTCAATATCCACTATGCGGTAGGGGTTGATGGGATCAGTATTCTTTTGGTGTTTCTCACCACCTTGCTTTGTCCCTTGTGTATCTTATGTTCATGGAATTCGATCACGACCAGAGTTCGTGCCTTCATGATGCTCATCCTGTTAGTTGAAGGCGCCATGATTGTGGTGTTTACAGCTCTCGATTTATTTCTATTTTTCATGTTGTGGGAACTCACGATGATTCCCATGTATTTCCTGATCATATTATGGGGGGGACCAAATCGGATCGCCGCAGGGATAAAATTCGTCTTGTATAGCCTTACCGGGAGCCTAATGTTGCTGCTTGGTATTCTCGGGCTTTTCCTGGAAGGGGGGCATACGTTTGATATTCTTGCCCTCGGTCAACATACGTATTCCTCCAAGGTGCAATTCTGGATTTTCTTAGCGCTGTTCTTGGGGTTTGCCATAAAAATGCCCATGGTGCCGTTTCATACTTGGTTGCCGGATGCGCATTCCGAAGCGCCGACGGCCGGCAGTGTGATTCTGGCTGGTGTCTTACTGAAAATGGGAGGGTACGGATTTCTTCGATTTTGCCTCCCAATTTTTCCTGAAGCCTCTGCCCTATTTGCTCCGTACATTTTATGGTTGTCCGTGTTGGCGATTGTGTACGGCGGGTACATGGCCCTGGCGCAAACCGATCTCAAAAAACTGGTTGCGTATTCTTCGGTGTCCCATATGGGGTTTGTGACCCTAGGAATTTTTGTCTTCAATAGCCAGGGCATCCAAGGGGCTATTTTGCAAATGTTTAATCATGGCATTACCACGGGAGCGTTATTTCTTTCCGTGGGACAATTGTATGACCGAACCCATAGCCGCGCGATCGGTGACTACGGTGGCTTGCATAAACCCATGCCAAAATTCGTGGCGTTCTTTTTCTTGTTTTCTGTGGCCTCCTTTGGGCTGCCCGGCACCTGTAATTTTATCGGAGAATTTTTAGTCTTGGTGGGAACGTCTTACACAAGTTTTGCCATGGTTCTCCTGTCCATGGGGGGCATTGTCCTGGCCGCAGCCTACATGCTGTGGATGTTGCAGCGAGTCACGTTAGGTGAGCCGAATACTAAAGCGGCGGGACTTCTTCCGGATCTGAATCGTCGGGAATTGGTGACTGTGACTCCCTTGGCTATTCTAGTGTTGGTGATTGGATTGTATCCTGGTCCTTTGATGGAAATGATGGATGCGAGCGTGACCCAATTGGTGAACCAAGTGGGGGGCGTCCAACTCGCGCTTCATTCTCAAGACTTCCAGCCTTGA
- the priA gene encoding replication restart helicase PriA — protein MPPTFADVIFPQRSTQSFTYRVPSTWQDTLKVGHWILAPFGRTARPGFVVSFYEDSLNPAIPLSKIRELKDHLTPTPEFDLDPKMIALAEWIADYYIAPVGVCFQLIQPPQPPFKTTSRLRITELGQQALERGRLANAAKNLLGILNKKPKGLTLQTLKKNIPTGSSTLTQLKRQKWVEEVHLYSVPSRSEPPTALSERTPSDLDKKDSAKGTEPIDHPPWWKNFQRHLSQPSFGEFFTNTKGQGFTSLLVHSIQETLKQQRTVLVILPDIFQARACAHTLQEKLGINIGLYHSGMPDPLRMKEWQAIQRGRYQVVVGTRMSVFAPVPYLGLICLSYEEDSTYKDEQAPYYHAREVARERTRLSHATLLLHSPHPSLETVHRCSFTSAPNFELSQPIGQQSTIQVVDHLQMPYGVTISEEMRQGVNQALAAGGGIIIFHNRKGFSSSLVCRDCGMTGQCARCQVPMRLLTSPPHMRCPYCGKEESVPLVCPECSGSHLEPGGFGTERLEQEFRREFPEANIGRLDRNNVRTESDARVIREQFIKGSIQILVGTEMLFHGMPLSPVRFVGIPYADAGLHLPDFRSAERLYHHLQSAIQLVTHHGMEPQVVIQTRLASHHVMHAIAQQQPSIFYDHELAFREAVGYPPFIHFIQMTVSGANQVTVQEAAGRWVQTLASQLASQTSNNKSSLAMDTKILGPIATQGLRHRRLFRETILFKADDVGQAKTLIRHTYESMAADKHHKGLQFGINVDPMEMG, from the coding sequence ATGCCACCAACCTTTGCCGATGTCATTTTTCCCCAACGTTCCACTCAATCCTTCACCTACCGCGTTCCATCGACTTGGCAGGACACCTTAAAGGTCGGCCACTGGATCTTGGCTCCCTTTGGACGCACAGCCCGTCCCGGCTTTGTCGTCTCCTTTTACGAAGACTCTTTGAACCCTGCCATACCCTTAAGCAAAATTCGTGAGTTAAAAGACCACCTGACCCCGACACCAGAGTTTGATCTTGATCCCAAAATGATCGCCCTGGCCGAATGGATTGCCGACTATTACATTGCACCCGTTGGGGTCTGTTTTCAATTGATCCAACCTCCTCAACCACCTTTTAAAACCACATCGCGCCTACGGATCACAGAGTTAGGGCAACAAGCTCTTGAAAGAGGACGCCTTGCGAACGCTGCCAAAAACCTCTTGGGCATTTTGAACAAAAAACCAAAAGGATTGACTCTCCAGACTCTTAAAAAAAATATCCCTACAGGCTCCTCAACCCTTACCCAACTGAAGCGTCAGAAGTGGGTGGAAGAAGTTCACCTTTATTCCGTCCCTTCTCGTAGTGAACCCCCCACTGCCCTATCCGAGAGAACACCCTCAGATTTAGACAAAAAAGATTCGGCCAAAGGCACTGAACCCATTGATCATCCACCGTGGTGGAAGAATTTCCAACGTCACTTGTCTCAGCCATCGTTTGGAGAATTCTTTACAAACACCAAAGGCCAGGGCTTCACTTCTCTTCTCGTGCACTCTATCCAAGAAACCCTCAAGCAACAACGAACAGTGCTAGTCATCTTGCCTGATATTTTTCAGGCAAGGGCTTGCGCCCACACCTTGCAAGAAAAACTGGGTATCAATATTGGGCTGTATCATAGCGGGATGCCTGACCCTCTTCGCATGAAGGAATGGCAGGCCATCCAACGAGGCCGCTATCAGGTTGTGGTCGGAACGCGAATGTCTGTGTTTGCTCCGGTTCCTTACCTAGGCCTCATCTGCCTCAGTTATGAGGAAGACTCCACCTACAAAGATGAGCAAGCGCCATACTATCACGCACGAGAAGTGGCACGAGAACGAACTCGTCTCAGTCACGCCACCTTGCTCTTGCATTCCCCGCACCCTTCCTTAGAGACGGTGCATCGTTGTTCTTTCACCTCCGCCCCGAATTTCGAACTATCACAGCCGATAGGCCAACAGAGTACCATTCAAGTCGTGGATCATCTTCAAATGCCCTATGGCGTCACGATTTCTGAAGAAATGCGCCAGGGAGTAAACCAAGCACTCGCGGCAGGAGGCGGGATAATTATCTTCCATAATCGAAAGGGATTTTCATCCTCCCTCGTATGTCGTGATTGCGGAATGACTGGGCAATGTGCCCGCTGCCAAGTCCCAATGAGGCTCCTCACCTCTCCACCGCATATGCGATGTCCCTATTGTGGGAAGGAAGAATCAGTCCCGCTTGTGTGCCCGGAATGCTCCGGCTCCCACCTTGAACCCGGCGGCTTTGGCACGGAACGTCTCGAACAAGAATTCCGTCGGGAATTCCCTGAGGCCAACATTGGTCGCTTGGACCGCAATAATGTTCGCACCGAATCTGATGCGCGGGTGATTCGGGAACAATTCATCAAGGGAAGCATTCAGATACTCGTGGGCACGGAAATGTTGTTTCATGGCATGCCTTTGTCGCCAGTGCGTTTCGTAGGCATCCCCTATGCAGACGCTGGGCTCCATCTGCCGGACTTCCGATCAGCCGAACGGTTGTATCACCATCTCCAATCTGCGATTCAGCTTGTGACGCACCACGGCATGGAACCCCAAGTGGTCATTCAGACCCGACTGGCCTCTCATCATGTGATGCACGCCATCGCCCAACAACAGCCCTCAATTTTTTATGACCACGAACTCGCCTTTCGTGAAGCAGTGGGTTATCCCCCCTTCATTCACTTTATACAAATGACAGTATCGGGGGCCAATCAGGTCACCGTTCAAGAAGCCGCAGGACGATGGGTGCAAACTTTGGCCAGTCAATTGGCCTCCCAGACTTCCAACAACAAATCTTCCCTGGCTATGGACACAAAAATTTTGGGGCCCATAGCTACCCAGGGGCTTCGACATCGACGACTGTTTCGGGAAACCATTCTTTTTAAAGCTGATGATGTTGGTCAGGCCAAGACTCTCATTCGCCACACGTATGAATCCATGGCAGCCGACAAACACCACAAAGGATTGCAATTTGGCATCAATGTCGACCCGATGGAAATGGGGTGA
- a CDS encoding M1 family metallopeptidase, translating to MSRLIVAVACSVLIWLGLGVSSAAAELIIQHHELVVELNPTNHTITGQDTIQLVGVPGDHPVVHLNLHPDLEIQEVLVGGKALDFWEEALQASKNGPGVEPSMVTRTVEIPIPSLSDTQKRISLKISYRGEINDPPRAAPGLRFVRPDKTNGHIGEEGVYLTSETSWYPDILGSLATFHVTITLPKEWRAVTHGRETSYVVEGDASTAEWHIEANTEALTLAANRFVKHQRLWQGIELSTYLLEENGHLAEQYLEASAGYLAFYSEMLGPYPFPKFSVVENFFPSGLGLPSFTLLGSGVIRRGYTQPYSLGHEVVHSWLGNSVLNQFETGNWVEGLTTYLSNYYYEERFEGPETAVAHRQRMMVEYSLYSSPKNDYPVVKFHHKENRLDNAIGYQKTAMVFHMLRRRIGDYAFFRGVRQLVADYTGRYAGWNQVQRQFELAAREDLSWFFTQWVERPGAPKLAIREAQIEPGDGSGFWIRLRVSQGKERFRLQVPVVIQLGQGKDFRVLLDLREKEQLMSVWVPAKPVRLTLDPEFQAFRRLARNQIPPMLNLWATDEHRAVSSPPSEADQEAYRAALDRIHSQEEEVVWLKTGARFKNSQSVLAFGGPEQNATTAEVIGWCGSRIKVDGQGVTIEGTTYSGEQTAILVSCANPKQPSHVGTAFFGLSPGAVRHVARLLFFYGWDSYLVYQHGKVVARGSFAPQVKEFTVKLQAA from the coding sequence ATGAGCCGATTGATTGTGGCAGTGGCCTGTAGTGTACTGATATGGCTAGGTCTTGGTGTATCGAGTGCCGCTGCCGAGTTGATAATTCAACATCATGAATTAGTAGTAGAGCTGAATCCAACGAATCATACGATTACGGGCCAGGACACCATTCAATTGGTTGGAGTGCCCGGTGATCATCCGGTTGTTCATTTGAATTTGCATCCGGATCTGGAAATTCAAGAGGTGTTGGTGGGTGGGAAGGCCTTAGATTTCTGGGAAGAAGCTCTTCAAGCTTCCAAGAACGGTCCAGGTGTCGAACCCTCTATGGTGACGCGAACAGTTGAAATTCCTATTCCTTCTCTCTCTGATACTCAAAAGAGAATATCTCTAAAAATATCATATCGTGGAGAAATTAATGATCCCCCTCGTGCTGCGCCCGGTTTGCGTTTTGTGCGACCCGATAAAACCAACGGACATATTGGTGAGGAGGGCGTGTATCTCACGTCTGAAACTTCTTGGTATCCGGACATTCTTGGATCGCTGGCGACTTTTCATGTCACAATCACTCTCCCTAAAGAGTGGAGGGCTGTCACCCATGGCCGTGAAACGTCGTATGTCGTTGAAGGGGATGCCTCAACCGCTGAATGGCATATTGAGGCGAACACTGAAGCCTTAACATTGGCGGCCAATCGATTTGTGAAACATCAACGGCTATGGCAAGGCATTGAACTGTCAACCTATTTGTTGGAGGAGAATGGTCATTTAGCTGAGCAGTATTTAGAGGCCAGCGCTGGGTACCTGGCATTCTACTCTGAGATGTTAGGACCATATCCCTTTCCTAAATTTTCCGTGGTGGAAAATTTTTTCCCAAGCGGGCTAGGTCTGCCCTCGTTTACATTATTGGGGAGCGGCGTGATAAGGCGCGGGTATACGCAGCCCTATTCACTGGGTCATGAAGTAGTGCATTCCTGGCTGGGGAATTCCGTGTTGAACCAATTTGAAACGGGTAATTGGGTGGAAGGCCTGACCACCTATCTCTCGAATTACTATTACGAGGAACGTTTCGAGGGCCCTGAAACTGCTGTGGCGCATCGCCAGAGGATGATGGTGGAGTATAGTTTGTACAGCTCACCGAAAAATGATTATCCGGTAGTGAAATTTCACCACAAGGAAAATCGCTTGGATAATGCTATTGGGTACCAGAAGACCGCGATGGTGTTTCATATGTTGCGACGGCGGATTGGTGACTATGCCTTTTTTCGAGGGGTTCGTCAGTTGGTGGCGGATTATACCGGTCGCTATGCCGGGTGGAATCAAGTGCAACGCCAGTTCGAATTGGCTGCAAGAGAAGATCTTTCATGGTTTTTTACCCAATGGGTTGAACGGCCTGGGGCTCCGAAACTGGCGATTCGAGAGGCACAGATCGAACCTGGAGATGGATCGGGGTTTTGGATTCGTCTTCGAGTCTCTCAGGGAAAAGAGCGGTTCCGCTTGCAAGTACCAGTTGTCATTCAATTGGGTCAGGGTAAAGATTTTCGTGTGCTCCTTGACCTTCGAGAGAAGGAGCAACTGATGTCGGTATGGGTGCCAGCCAAACCAGTCCGCCTCACGCTTGACCCAGAATTTCAAGCCTTTCGTCGTTTGGCAAGAAACCAAATTCCTCCCATGCTGAACCTTTGGGCCACGGATGAGCATCGAGCCGTGTCTTCCCCGCCATCTGAAGCGGATCAAGAAGCGTATCGAGCTGCCCTTGATCGCATTCACTCTCAAGAGGAGGAAGTCGTGTGGTTAAAAACGGGGGCTCGGTTTAAAAATTCGCAATCAGTGTTGGCATTTGGCGGGCCTGAGCAGAATGCAACGACGGCCGAGGTGATTGGCTGGTGTGGTTCGCGCATAAAAGTGGACGGACAGGGGGTTACGATTGAGGGCACAACCTATTCCGGAGAACAGACGGCGATACTGGTGAGCTGTGCGAACCCCAAACAGCCTTCTCATGTTGGGACGGCGTTTTTTGGGTTATCCCCAGGGGCCGTTAGGCATGTGGCCCGGCTTCTCTTTTTTTATGGATGGGATAGTTATTTGGTGTATCAACATGGAAAAGTGGTGGCCCGCGGTTCATTTGCTCCTCAGGTCAAAGAGTTTACCGTGAAATTGCAAGCTGCCTAA
- a CDS encoding helix-turn-helix transcriptional regulator, whose amino-acid sequence MKVNKKDFVRAKVNRKISPGEMLKTLRELQELTQKDLADQTGISQSNISAMENNVSQIGRDRALALAKVLKVHPAVILFPDFDIAHVA is encoded by the coding sequence ATGAAGGTAAACAAGAAAGATTTTGTCCGGGCTAAGGTGAATCGTAAGATTTCTCCTGGTGAGATGCTTAAAACACTCAGAGAATTACAGGAATTGACTCAAAAGGACTTAGCTGACCAAACTGGCATTTCCCAATCCAACATCTCCGCAATGGAAAATAATGTCAGTCAAATAGGTCGAGACAGGGCATTAGCCCTAGCCAAAGTGCTGAAAGTACATCCTGCCGTTATTCTGTTTCCAGACTTTGATATTGCCCACGTCGCGTAG
- the ybeY gene encoding rRNA maturation RNase YbeY, translating into MPVFVHSQVRRVVIQTAVVSRVVQKLLTLLGETASEVSIDFVGDARMRHLNRAYRRKDRTTDVLAFASREAGGPHSPMLGDVVVSVPAAMRQAKELGHALNQELARLLIHGLLHLVGYDHELGAKEAQRMRRKEEKLFAALKPLPKLVTC; encoded by the coding sequence ATGCCAGTCTTCGTTCATAGCCAAGTGCGTCGAGTTGTGATTCAAACGGCTGTTGTAAGTCGAGTGGTTCAGAAGCTACTTACCCTGTTAGGGGAGACGGCCTCCGAAGTGAGTATCGATTTTGTGGGAGATGCCCGCATGCGACATTTGAATCGTGCATATCGGCGAAAAGACAGAACAACGGATGTTCTCGCGTTTGCGAGTCGAGAGGCGGGTGGTCCTCATTCCCCAATGCTTGGGGATGTCGTGGTGTCAGTCCCGGCGGCTATGCGTCAGGCCAAAGAATTGGGTCACGCATTAAATCAAGAGCTGGCTCGTTTGTTAATTCATGGTTTATTGCATTTAGTGGGCTATGACCATGAACTTGGAGCCAAGGAAGCGCAACGGATGCGACGCAAAGAAGAGAAACTTTTTGCCGCCCTCAAACCCTTACCGAAATTGGTGACTTGTTAA
- a CDS encoding phosphatase PAP2 family protein: MSRFKPFVIVFLSCLVFFLSLYAVSQLDYRAILFVRSLNEPVIVELGNLGNRLGDGVTLVLLSLGFFLVGYVWKKDAFRQTGIDSLVAHALAGIAVQIPKHLIGRPRPRFAHQDAFDYGPSFQGGLDAFPSGHSAASFAVAAVLARYFPQMSWLWYGAAFFVALSRFLRGSHFPTDVLAGAALGYLVGYVCARPYKEWRQSLCQALPPGLPLLVGGLALFWITFRQPLSGGLAVAMDWVGLLMLFGGIAARWNFVWKNLYAPVSSQGIMFQGSLCIGLGLALTTHSLLVVLLAGFASVVWWIQFFGEEETLDQPSMAREIFLGVFLVGAMITLRGLNGLIPLQ; this comes from the coding sequence TTGAGTCGATTCAAACCCTTCGTCATTGTTTTTCTTTCCTGCCTGGTTTTTTTTCTGTCCCTCTATGCCGTGTCTCAGCTGGATTATCGAGCAATTTTGTTTGTGCGCTCGTTAAATGAGCCAGTCATCGTCGAATTAGGAAATCTGGGGAATCGTCTTGGGGATGGCGTCACGTTGGTCCTGCTGAGCCTAGGCTTTTTTCTTGTGGGATACGTGTGGAAAAAGGACGCGTTTCGCCAAACTGGTATCGATAGCCTGGTGGCCCATGCCTTAGCTGGCATTGCGGTGCAAATTCCTAAGCACCTGATTGGACGTCCCCGACCTCGATTTGCGCACCAAGATGCATTTGACTATGGACCGTCGTTTCAAGGCGGTCTCGATGCGTTTCCTTCGGGGCATTCCGCGGCATCCTTTGCCGTGGCCGCGGTATTGGCCCGGTACTTTCCTCAGATGTCCTGGCTCTGGTACGGCGCGGCTTTCTTTGTAGCCTTGAGTCGCTTTCTGCGGGGTTCTCACTTCCCGACAGACGTGCTCGCTGGTGCAGCACTTGGATATTTGGTCGGATACGTTTGCGCACGACCTTATAAGGAATGGCGACAGTCGTTGTGCCAGGCGCTTCCGCCGGGATTGCCTCTCCTGGTTGGCGGGCTTGCTCTTTTCTGGATTACCTTCCGTCAGCCTCTTTCCGGAGGATTGGCGGTAGCGATGGATTGGGTCGGCCTGCTAATGCTGTTTGGTGGGATTGCGGCGCGCTGGAATTTTGTCTGGAAAAATCTTTATGCGCCAGTATCCTCACAAGGTATCATGTTTCAAGGTTCGTTATGTATTGGATTGGGATTGGCGTTGACCACGCACTCTCTCTTGGTAGTGCTGTTGGCTGGCTTTGCCAGTGTGGTGTGGTGGATTCAGTTTTTTGGGGAAGAAGAAACCCTTGATCAACCTTCGATGGCCCGAGAAATTTTCCTGGGTGTGTTTCTGGTTGGGGCGATGATTACTTTGCGAGGGCTCAACGGCCTAATTCCCTTGCAATAG